In Mustela lutreola isolate mMusLut2 chromosome 1, mMusLut2.pri, whole genome shotgun sequence, one genomic interval encodes:
- the LOC131822606 gene encoding olfactory receptor 5D18: MLLSERNKSGATFTLLGFSDYPELQVPLFLIFLTIYSVTVVGNIGMIVIIKINPKLHTPMYFFLSHLSFVDFCYSSIIAPKALENLTVEDRTISFSGCVVQFFFFCTFVVTESFLLAVMAYDRFVAICNPLLYTVAMTEKLCAMLVVGSYTWGVACSLILTCSAIKLSFQGFNIINHFFCEFSALLSVSYSDTYINQLLLFIFATFNEVSTLLIILLSYIFIIVTILKMRSASGRHNAFSTCASHLTAITIFHGTILFFYCVPNSKNSRHTVKVASVFYTVVIPMLNPLIYSLRNKDVKGTVGKLMGTKVFSF, from the coding sequence ATGTTACtgtcagagagaaataaaagtggGGCTACATTCACCCTCCTGGGCTTCTCAGATTATCCAGAGCTGCAAGTCCCCCTCTTCTTGATTTTTCTGACCATTTATAGTGTCACTGTTGTAGGGAATATTGGGATGATAGTCATAATCAAGATTAACCCCAAACtgcacacccccatgtacttcttcctcagccACCTCTCATTTGTGGATTTCTGCTACTCCTCCATCATTGCTCCCAAGGCCCTGGAAAACCTGACTGTAGAAGACAGAACCATTTCATTTTCAGGATGTGTAgttcaattctttttcttttgtacctTTGTGGTAACTGAATCCTTTTTATTAGCTGTGATGGCCTATGATCGCTTTGTGGCCATTTGCAACCCTCTGCTCTACACAGTTGCCATGACAGAGAAACTCTGTGCCATGCTGGTGGTCGGATCATATACATGGGGAGTAGCATGTTCCTTGATACTCACATGCTCTGCTATCAAATTATCTTTTCAGGGTTTCAACATAATCAATCACTTCTTCTGTGAGTTCTCTGCATTGCTCTCTGTGTCTTACTCTGATACTTATATCAACCAGttgttgcttttcatttttgccaCCTTCAATGAGGTCAGCACTCTGCTCATCATTCTCTTGTCTTATATATTTATCATTGTCACCATCCTCAAGATGCGTTCGGCCAGTGGTCGCCACAACGCCTTCTCCACCTGTGCCTCCCACCTGACTGCCATCACCATCTTCCACGGGACCATCCTCTTCTTCTACTGTGTGCCCAACTCCAAGAACTCCAGACACACAGTCAAAGTGGCATCTGTGTTTTACACCGTGGTGATCCCCATGTTGAATCCCCTGATCTACAGTCTGAGAAATAAAGATGTCAAGGGTACAGTTGGCAAGTTAATGGGCACtaaagtcttttctttttga